Proteins encoded by one window of Chloroflexaceae bacterium:
- a CDS encoding response regulator transcription factor produces the protein MSNEPIRIVLIDDHAVVRKGLRAFLDTYPEIEVVGEAGGGAEGVALVARVLPDVALMDLVMPEMDGIEATRQIKQVSPSTQVIVLTSYSEDERIFPAIKAGALSYLLKDVGPDDLVRAIRAARRGEATLHPSVASRLMQELSGARSSPLDLLTEREREVLACIARGMSNAEIAEHLIIGERTVKTHVSNILSKLHLQDRTQAALLALRERLVPLDETDRQRQG, from the coding sequence ATGAGCAATGAACCGATCCGCATTGTGTTGATTGACGACCATGCCGTCGTCCGCAAGGGACTGCGGGCCTTTCTCGACACCTACCCCGAAATCGAGGTGGTCGGCGAGGCCGGTGGCGGCGCTGAAGGGGTCGCCCTGGTCGCCAGAGTACTTCCTGATGTGGCCCTGATGGATCTGGTAATGCCCGAAATGGACGGCATTGAAGCCACGCGCCAGATCAAGCAGGTCTCTCCGAGCACCCAGGTGATTGTGCTCACCAGTTACAGCGAAGACGAGCGCATTTTCCCGGCGATCAAAGCCGGCGCGCTCTCTTACCTCCTTAAGGACGTAGGCCCCGATGACCTGGTGCGGGCCATCAGGGCCGCCCGCCGCGGCGAGGCGACGCTGCACCCCAGCGTCGCCTCGCGCTTGATGCAGGAACTCAGCGGCGCCCGCTCTTCTCCCCTCGACCTGCTCACCGAGCGCGAGCGCGAGGTGCTGGCCTGTATTGCGCGGGGCATGAGCAATGCCGAGATCGCCGAACATCTGATTATCGGCGAGCGCACGGTGAAAACCCACGTCTCCAACATTCTCTCCAAGCTGCATTTGCAGGATCGCACCCAGGCCGCCCTGCTCGCCCTTCGCGAGCGCCTGGTTCCCCTGGATGAGACTGATCGGCAGCGGCAGGGATAA
- a CDS encoding ABC transporter ATP-binding protein: protein MAQGNGAAPLIEATGLQKRYGTTFAVKGVDLAVYAGEIVGFLGPNGAGKTTTIKMLTGLLRPSAGIARIGGFDIQREPLRAKALLGYVPDQPYLPEKLTAREYIQLIAGLYRLDPRQAAQRGEELLHLFGLAERGDALLGSYSHGMRQKAVVIGALLHNPKAFFLDEPTVGLDPRSARLIKDILRETAHQGAAILMSTHILEIAERMCDRVVIINEGVIVAAGTLEELRAGGQASLEDIFLALTGGAEAAAIAEALG, encoded by the coding sequence ATGGCACAGGGAAATGGAGCCGCCCCGCTCATTGAAGCCACAGGCCTGCAAAAACGCTATGGCACAACCTTTGCCGTTAAAGGCGTTGACCTGGCCGTGTACGCTGGCGAAATTGTCGGCTTTCTCGGCCCAAACGGCGCGGGTAAAACGACCACAATCAAGATGCTGACCGGCCTGTTGCGCCCCAGCGCGGGCATTGCGCGCATCGGCGGCTTCGACATCCAGCGTGAGCCGTTGCGGGCGAAGGCGTTGCTCGGCTATGTGCCCGACCAGCCCTATCTGCCCGAGAAGCTGACCGCTCGTGAATACATCCAGTTGATCGCCGGGCTGTACCGCCTCGATCCGCGCCAGGCGGCGCAACGGGGGGAGGAGTTGCTGCACCTGTTTGGCCTGGCCGAACGCGGCGACGCATTGCTCGGCAGTTACTCCCATGGCATGCGCCAGAAAGCCGTGGTTATCGGCGCGTTGTTGCATAACCCGAAGGCTTTTTTTCTTGACGAACCCACTGTGGGTCTGGACCCGCGCAGCGCCCGCTTGATTAAGGATATCCTGCGCGAGACCGCCCACCAGGGCGCCGCCATCTTGATGTCTACCCACATTCTGGAGATTGCTGAACGCATGTGCGATCGCGTGGTCATCATTAATGAAGGGGTAATCGTGGCGGCGGGAACGCTCGAGGAACTGCGCGCTGGCGGGCAGGCTTCGCTCGAAGACATTTTTCTTGCCCTTACCGGCGGGGCTGAGGCGGCAGCCATCGCCGAGGCGCTCGGTTGA
- a CDS encoding histidine kinase — protein sequence MLSALRKRFSTIRWKLTGAFLAVSLLLALTMIVVFLAGLVYIFNAPFIPRAIAQSARDLASIVSEEIADPEGDLDQLIAQFKHFSQSLRDDPSNASGIGDSETTAPETLQLSDEVLITLLDLQGRVITSTHLQDHVPGQPLNEPGPAGELVLRAMRGITDTEQLAAWSHPDHQPIATAPVFDPDGAVAGVLFLKLTSFPPIGLILTSLAPYLVSFIVPWLLISGAIGMFYSWIVGRGFARRIIRLTEASIDLSDGDLSRRIEDPSGDEIGQLGRQFNAMADQLSESLRSLRLLADRNAQLAEQAAQLAALDERNRLARELHDSVSQELFSLTMLAAAARRTLQTRPDLTFDRLVEIEESARRALEETRSLIFALRPAALDGRGLAPALRDLVPALRERQGLYVTLRITGERPLPLEHEQALFRIVQEALANVARHSGVREAEVVLHYNDDVVTLEVRDEGRGFDPDAARNPRAIGLHSMTERAEALGGRIAIRSAPNQGTTIAVTLPARREGFRDGAPVAEKPAAFPLEKPL from the coding sequence GTGCTATCGGCGCTGCGCAAACGATTTTCGACCATTCGCTGGAAGCTCACCGGCGCCTTTCTGGCCGTCTCCTTGCTGCTGGCCCTGACGATGATCGTTGTCTTCCTCGCCGGGCTGGTGTACATCTTCAATGCCCCCTTCATTCCCCGCGCTATCGCCCAGTCGGCCCGCGACCTGGCGAGTATCGTGAGCGAGGAAATCGCCGATCCTGAGGGTGATCTCGATCAGTTGATCGCCCAGTTTAAACACTTCTCGCAATCCTTACGGGACGACCCGAGCAACGCCTCAGGCATCGGCGATAGCGAGACAACCGCGCCCGAAACCCTGCAGCTCTCCGACGAAGTGTTGATCACGCTGCTTGACCTTCAGGGGCGCGTGATCACCAGCACCCACCTCCAGGACCATGTGCCCGGACAGCCGCTCAACGAGCCCGGGCCGGCCGGTGAACTGGTGCTGCGGGCGATGCGTGGCATCACCGATACCGAGCAACTGGCGGCGTGGAGCCATCCTGACCATCAGCCCATCGCCACCGCCCCCGTCTTTGACCCCGATGGCGCCGTGGCTGGAGTCCTGTTCCTGAAACTAACCTCCTTCCCGCCCATCGGCCTGATCCTGACCAGCCTGGCGCCCTATCTGGTCAGCTTCATCGTGCCCTGGCTGCTGATCAGCGGCGCTATCGGCATGTTCTATTCCTGGATCGTCGGACGCGGGTTCGCCCGGCGCATCATCCGCCTCACCGAGGCCAGCATTGATCTTTCCGACGGCGATCTCAGCCGGCGCATCGAGGATCCTTCGGGCGATGAAATCGGCCAGCTCGGGCGCCAGTTCAATGCCATGGCCGATCAACTCTCCGAGAGCCTGCGCTCCCTGCGGCTCCTGGCCGACCGTAATGCTCAACTGGCCGAACAGGCCGCCCAGCTCGCCGCCCTCGATGAACGCAACCGCCTCGCGCGCGAGTTGCACGATAGCGTCAGCCAGGAGCTCTTCAGTCTGACGATGCTCGCCGCCGCCGCCCGCCGCACGCTCCAGACCAGGCCCGATCTCACCTTCGATCGCCTGGTTGAGATCGAGGAGTCCGCCCGGCGCGCCCTCGAGGAGACGCGCAGCCTGATCTTCGCCCTGCGCCCCGCGGCTCTCGATGGGCGCGGTCTGGCGCCGGCGCTGCGCGACCTGGTGCCCGCCCTGCGCGAGCGGCAGGGTCTCTATGTCACGCTGCGCATTACCGGCGAGCGCCCCCTGCCCCTGGAACACGAACAGGCCCTCTTCCGCATTGTGCAGGAAGCCCTGGCAAATGTGGCCCGCCACAGCGGCGTGCGCGAGGCTGAGGTCGTTCTCCACTACAATGACGATGTGGTGACCCTTGAGGTGCGCGACGAGGGGCGCGGCTTCGATCCCGACGCCGCGCGCAACCCGCGCGCCATTGGCCTCCACAGTATGACCGAACGCGCCGAGGCCCTCGGCGGGCGGATCGCCATCCGCAGCGCCCCGAACCAGGGCACAACCATCGCCGTAACCCTGCCCGCCCGGCGCGAAGGCTTTCGTGATGGCGCGCCCGTCGCCGAGAAGCCTGCAGCCTTTCCGTTGGAGAAGCCCTTATGA
- a CDS encoding lycopene cyclase family protein encodes MSHFDYIITGGGAAGLSLAYHLDRAGLHDRRVLIIDQDAKQRNDRTWCFWEVGPGPFEALVARSWDQLWFHSERYSERIAIRPYRYKMIQGGDFYRFMHNWIATRPNITRLQGRVERIAEVPGGVAVWVDGEEIRGTWAFNSIYRPAPRPPGHTYWLQHFKGWVITTSHPVFDPGAATFMDFRVEQRNDVRFVYVLPYDERTALVEYTLFSPELEPQEVYDTGLKRYISQQLGVESYAIQHIEYGVIPMTDIPFERRPSPHVMNIGTAGGMTKASTGYTFQRIQRQSARIAASLRHTGQPFYSEPPLSRHAWMDSVLLHVLDQGLERGHTFFEQLFSRNAPQRVLRFLDEETTLLEEFALMATVNVFAFLRASWNVTRQRAGGMLASMLAASRT; translated from the coding sequence GTGAGTCACTTCGACTATATCATTACCGGCGGTGGGGCGGCCGGATTGAGCCTTGCGTACCATCTGGATCGGGCGGGGTTGCACGATCGTCGGGTTCTGATCATTGATCAGGACGCTAAACAGCGTAATGATCGCACCTGGTGCTTCTGGGAAGTCGGCCCGGGTCCTTTCGAAGCCCTGGTAGCGCGAAGCTGGGATCAACTCTGGTTCCACAGCGAGCGCTACTCGGAACGGATCGCCATTCGACCCTACCGTTATAAGATGATCCAGGGCGGAGACTTCTACCGCTTCATGCACAACTGGATCGCTACCCGGCCCAACATCACGCGCCTGCAGGGCCGGGTTGAGCGGATCGCCGAGGTCCCCGGCGGCGTAGCGGTCTGGGTGGACGGGGAGGAGATCCGTGGGACCTGGGCCTTCAACAGTATCTACCGCCCCGCTCCGCGTCCCCCTGGCCACACCTACTGGCTCCAACACTTCAAAGGCTGGGTGATCACCACCTCACATCCGGTCTTTGACCCCGGCGCAGCAACCTTTATGGATTTCCGGGTGGAACAGCGCAATGATGTGCGGTTTGTCTATGTCCTGCCCTATGACGAGCGGACGGCTCTGGTGGAGTACACTCTCTTCTCGCCTGAACTGGAGCCGCAAGAGGTCTACGATACCGGACTCAAGCGCTACATTAGCCAGCAACTGGGAGTTGAGAGCTACGCTATCCAGCACATAGAGTACGGTGTCATCCCTATGACCGATATTCCCTTCGAGCGCCGGCCCAGCCCGCATGTGATGAACATCGGCACTGCTGGTGGCATGACCAAAGCCTCTACCGGCTACACCTTCCAGCGCATCCAGCGGCAGTCGGCGCGGATTGCCGCCAGCCTCCGGCACACCGGACAGCCCTTCTACTCCGAGCCTCCCCTCAGCCGGCATGCCTGGATGGACAGCGTGTTGCTGCACGTGCTTGACCAGGGTCTGGAACGAGGTCACACCTTCTTCGAGCAACTCTTCAGCCGCAACGCTCCGCAGCGCGTGCTGCGCTTCCTGGACGAAGAGACGACCCTGCTCGAAGAGTTCGCCCTGATGGCGACGGTGAACGTATTTGCTTTCCTGCGCGCCTCGTGGAATGTGACGCGCCAGCGGGCCGGGGGCATGCTGGCGAGCATGCTGGCCGCTTCGCGAACGTAG
- a CDS encoding (2Fe-2S)-binding protein has product MARVEINDEWMEAQLGERLLTIARRNAAHIGFYCDGNGLCTMCECRILSGADQLNPPTEAEFVWLPKSRLADGYRLGCQAALRGPGPVRALTRAEELRRQLLAVINPPPGTTAAENLRPFLANVAMVNWEHIGTFPFNLLRTLNRIGPVRFIWPINDLNLFIRDTVRITQRMLSGGQPLTVRVVEPPTLPREGD; this is encoded by the coding sequence ATGGCACGGGTTGAAATCAACGACGAATGGATGGAGGCGCAACTTGGCGAGCGGCTGCTCACCATTGCCCGACGGAACGCGGCCCATATTGGTTTCTATTGCGATGGCAACGGTCTGTGTACAATGTGCGAATGTCGCATTCTCAGCGGCGCCGATCAACTCAATCCGCCTACCGAAGCCGAATTCGTCTGGCTTCCGAAGTCGCGTCTCGCCGATGGCTACCGCCTCGGTTGCCAGGCGGCCCTACGCGGCCCTGGCCCCGTGCGAGCGCTCACTCGCGCAGAGGAGTTGCGTCGCCAGTTGCTCGCGGTAATTAACCCGCCGCCCGGCACAACTGCCGCCGAGAATCTGCGCCCCTTCCTGGCGAACGTGGCCATGGTGAACTGGGAGCACATTGGAACCTTTCCCTTCAATCTCCTGCGTACCCTGAACCGCATCGGACCAGTGCGCTTCATCTGGCCGATAAACGACCTGAACCTGTTTATCCGTGACACCGTGCGGATCACCCAGCGCATGCTCAGCGGCGGCCAACCCCTCACGGTCAGGGTCGTTGAACCGCCCACGCTCCCCAGAGAGGGTGACTAG
- a CDS encoding sigma-70 family RNA polymerase sigma factor yields the protein MNLQTTIPSPETSSIPSTVAQLDLMDLPSLACRAWRESQRFYRREEYDQRYAYELFRRALVEGDNAAWGWIFEHYTPLVEHWVRRTGAFTVSGETSDYFVGAAFIRFWRAIPPERFNTFPTLAALLNYLRRCAACVVIDAARGQSFADVLPEEQINWNQQRLGHIDEEATARVSREEFWQLIDGLLTGEAERVVVRCSYLLGMKPGEIYARWRNLFASVEEIYILKRHILSRLRRSPELQQLYSGAVAM from the coding sequence ATGAACCTGCAGACGACCATACCCTCGCCTGAGACGAGTTCGATCCCCTCCACCGTCGCGCAACTCGATCTGATGGATCTGCCCAGCCTGGCCTGCCGCGCCTGGCGAGAGAGCCAGCGCTTTTACCGGCGCGAAGAATATGACCAGCGCTACGCATACGAGTTGTTCCGCCGCGCCCTGGTTGAAGGCGATAACGCCGCATGGGGCTGGATCTTCGAGCATTACACCCCCCTGGTCGAGCACTGGGTGCGGCGCACCGGGGCCTTCACTGTCAGCGGCGAGACGAGCGATTACTTCGTTGGCGCGGCCTTCATCCGCTTCTGGCGGGCCATTCCGCCAGAGCGCTTTAACACCTTCCCCACTCTGGCGGCGTTGCTCAACTACCTGCGCCGGTGCGCCGCCTGCGTGGTGATTGACGCGGCGCGCGGCCAGTCCTTTGCCGACGTGTTGCCCGAAGAGCAAATCAACTGGAACCAGCAGCGCCTGGGGCATATTGATGAAGAAGCCACCGCACGGGTCAGTCGGGAGGAGTTCTGGCAGTTGATTGATGGGCTGCTGACCGGCGAGGCCGAACGGGTGGTGGTGCGCTGCTCGTATCTGCTGGGCATGAAACCGGGCGAGATCTATGCCCGCTGGCGGAATCTCTTCGCCAGCGTCGAGGAGATCTACATTCTCAAGCGCCATATTCTGAGCCGGCTGCGCCGCAGCCCCGAGTTGCAGCAGTTGTATTCAGGCGCGGTTGCGATGTGA
- a CDS encoding metallophosphoesterase — translation MSDAPDQIERLARLVEEGLHRRLSRRELIARGLALGLGLPAVSAALAACGLQPPAEERQLSRWQPPRPTEPVSVPLQAQTEPVPAPTMSPTSAPTATAEPRPTVEPPTRFAVIGDYGLAGEAAAAVAALVTGWAPDFVVTTGDNNYPDGRAETIDRNIGQYYSQFIAPYRGAYGPGATENRFWPVLGNHDWSVGYPEPYLAYFSLPGNERYYSVERGPVRLFALDSMPGEPDGVSADSVQADWLRRELAASTARWNIVALHHSPYSSGHHGSSTWMRWPFAEWGAHLVLGGHDHTYERVERDGITYIVNGLGGGARYARGFTGLEGSRIFFNADHGAMLVQADWSALHARFITRAGVEVDAFSLK, via the coding sequence ATGAGCGACGCTCCCGACCAGATTGAGCGCCTGGCCCGGTTGGTGGAAGAGGGGCTGCATCGGCGCCTCAGCCGCCGCGAGCTGATCGCCCGCGGCCTGGCCCTGGGCCTGGGCCTGCCCGCTGTGAGCGCGGCGCTGGCTGCCTGTGGCCTGCAACCCCCCGCCGAAGAACGGCAACTCTCACGCTGGCAGCCGCCACGTCCGACCGAACCCGTGTCCGTTCCATTGCAGGCCCAGACCGAACCTGTCCCGGCTCCAACCATGTCCCCGACGTCAGCGCCGACCGCCACGGCTGAGCCCCGGCCCACGGTCGAACCGCCCACGCGCTTTGCGGTGATCGGCGACTACGGACTGGCTGGCGAAGCCGCAGCGGCCGTGGCTGCCCTGGTCACTGGCTGGGCGCCTGATTTTGTTGTCACGACTGGCGATAACAACTACCCCGACGGGCGCGCCGAGACGATTGACCGGAACATCGGCCAGTACTACAGCCAGTTTATTGCCCCCTACCGCGGGGCCTACGGCCCGGGCGCCACGGAGAACCGCTTCTGGCCGGTGCTTGGCAATCACGACTGGAGCGTCGGCTATCCCGAGCCGTATCTGGCCTACTTCAGCCTGCCCGGCAACGAGCGCTACTACAGCGTCGAACGCGGCCCGGTGCGTCTCTTTGCCCTCGATAGCATGCCCGGCGAACCTGATGGCGTCAGCGCCGACTCCGTGCAGGCCGACTGGCTCCGGCGTGAACTTGCCGCCTCGACCGCCCGCTGGAACATTGTGGCGCTGCACCACTCGCCCTACTCCTCGGGTCACCACGGCTCCTCAACCTGGATGCGCTGGCCCTTCGCGGAGTGGGGAGCGCATCTGGTGCTGGGGGGCCACGACCACACCTACGAGCGCGTCGAGCGTGATGGGATCACCTATATCGTTAACGGCCTTGGCGGCGGCGCGCGCTACGCCCGGGGCTTCACCGGCCTCGAAGGCAGCCGGATCTTCTTCAATGCCGATCACGGCGCTATGCTGGTTCAAGCCGACTGGTCCGCCCTGCATGCCCGCTTTATAACCCGCGCTGGCGTGGAGGTGGATGCGTTTAGCCTGAAGTAA
- a CDS encoding adenosylcobalamin-dependent ribonucleoside-diphosphate reductase: MTWPRNGGVTSRRGANMGILRCDHPDILSFITCKLDITKITNFNISVAITDAFMDAVKNDAVYDLINPRTGQVHIASREGLKHPLTGELLVPPGQPMRVRARMVFDLIVQCAHATGEPGLFFIDRANEYNPVPHMGQYEATNPCGEQPLLPYDVCNLGSINLGKFVTAQRTIDWDALREVVHQSTRFLDNVVDANNYPLPQITEVSQRIRRIGLGVMGWADMLVRLGVPYNSSAAIELGRDVMRFVDEEAKVASEQLAAERGVFPEWERSIWGPDATCARRPDGARVRPERRLRNCNITTVAPTGTISMIAGCSSGIEPLFAIAFWRYQAETRMLDVNQDFVEQARREGWYSEALMERIANTGHIHHPEVPAEVQRVWVTAHDISPEWHVRMQAAFQEHTDSAISKCIAAGTLIPTSQGLMRVEEFAETMQADTFTPLDGTILTAQGHRITRHYHAGYKPAVTITLDNGASLTGATGSHRVLTPGGWRVMSELKLGDVVLGRLAASHGPGGAPIGGPVRPFASANGSIRLPERMSPDVALFLGMLAAAGHIVATTGFIGLACADEGVERTFGEVVARLFGEALRVLEDRRAGRRALYLTSRELARDVASLIGDDANNRRIPDQILVGSAGEKLAFLAGLSLGGYLEPRTNVLYVYDGTSERLGYEAAELCRSFGLPLVRQRRLEVPGQAVRHGVAVSNELQGVIRCVESHKNAPKPADQEYMVFVGDRASAPIAANHPAFAAIQAMRERGYSWCNRSVAERMGWPTDVLAYSVTAIEDAGLVDLYDIEVEQAHEYVVNGIISHNTINFPHDATPEQVREAYELAYSLGCKGITVYRDGSRANQVLSTGTTTTPAQQPAVPAQPPAEASPAPAAPLVLEPRKVPAEGLPSHSYPVVTPLGKLRLFVTELDGQPFEVFAIIGRAGSDVLAFTEAIGRLLSLSLRCGVPVKLLAEQLRGIGGARSAGFGPDRVRSVPDAIGKVLQDHYVHNEEPRGPKPLKPGVGGVREATNGHYGPEAASYTEPGMHTEAVATGEICPDCQNATLFYEEGCRKCYTCGYTEC; the protein is encoded by the coding sequence ATGACCTGGCCCCGCAACGGCGGAGTAACAAGCCGGCGTGGCGCAAATATGGGCATCCTGCGGTGTGATCATCCGGATATTCTGAGTTTCATCACATGTAAACTCGATATTACGAAGATCACAAATTTCAATATCAGTGTCGCGATTACTGACGCTTTTATGGACGCGGTGAAGAACGATGCCGTGTACGATCTGATTAACCCACGTACCGGCCAGGTGCATATCGCTTCCCGCGAAGGGCTGAAACACCCCCTCACCGGTGAACTGCTGGTCCCGCCGGGCCAGCCGATGCGGGTGCGCGCGCGGATGGTCTTCGATCTGATTGTGCAGTGCGCTCATGCCACCGGCGAGCCGGGGTTGTTCTTCATTGACCGGGCCAATGAGTACAACCCCGTGCCGCACATGGGCCAGTACGAGGCCACGAACCCCTGTGGCGAGCAGCCGCTCCTCCCTTACGATGTGTGCAACCTCGGTTCGATCAACCTGGGCAAGTTTGTTACTGCTCAACGAACAATTGACTGGGATGCGCTGCGCGAGGTCGTGCATCAGAGCACCCGGTTCCTCGATAATGTGGTGGATGCGAACAACTACCCGCTGCCGCAGATTACCGAAGTGAGCCAGCGCATTCGCCGCATCGGCCTGGGGGTGATGGGCTGGGCCGATATGCTTGTCCGTCTCGGCGTGCCCTACAATTCGAGCGCGGCCATCGAACTGGGGCGCGATGTGATGCGCTTTGTTGACGAGGAGGCCAAGGTCGCCTCCGAACAGCTCGCCGCCGAGCGGGGGGTTTTCCCCGAATGGGAGCGTTCCATCTGGGGCCCCGACGCCACCTGCGCCCGGCGCCCTGATGGGGCCCGCGTGCGCCCCGAGCGGCGCCTGCGCAACTGTAACATTACCACCGTGGCCCCCACCGGCACGATCAGCATGATCGCCGGTTGCTCGTCGGGCATCGAACCGCTCTTTGCCATCGCCTTCTGGCGCTACCAGGCCGAAACGCGGATGCTCGACGTGAACCAGGACTTCGTGGAGCAGGCGCGGCGCGAGGGCTGGTACAGCGAGGCGTTGATGGAGCGCATCGCCAATACCGGCCATATCCATCACCCCGAGGTGCCCGCCGAGGTGCAGCGGGTCTGGGTCACCGCCCACGACATCAGCCCCGAATGGCACGTGCGGATGCAGGCGGCCTTCCAGGAGCATACTGACAGCGCGATCTCGAAGTGCATCGCCGCAGGGACGCTGATCCCCACCTCGCAGGGGTTGATGCGCGTCGAGGAGTTTGCCGAGACGATGCAAGCCGACACCTTTACGCCCCTCGATGGTACGATCCTCACTGCCCAGGGCCACCGGATTACCCGGCACTACCATGCCGGCTACAAGCCTGCGGTCACGATCACCCTCGACAACGGCGCCTCGCTCACCGGAGCAACCGGCTCCCACCGTGTTCTCACTCCCGGCGGCTGGCGCGTGATGTCGGAACTGAAACTCGGCGATGTGGTGCTCGGGCGGCTGGCGGCCTCGCACGGTCCCGGCGGCGCGCCCATCGGGGGGCCAGTCAGGCCCTTCGCATCCGCCAACGGATCCATCCGGCTGCCCGAGCGTATGAGTCCCGATGTCGCACTCTTCCTGGGCATGCTGGCCGCCGCCGGCCACATCGTTGCAACAACCGGTTTCATTGGCCTTGCCTGCGCCGACGAGGGAGTCGAGCGAACTTTCGGCGAAGTGGTCGCGCGACTGTTTGGCGAGGCGCTCCGGGTGCTCGAAGACCGGCGCGCGGGGAGGCGGGCGCTTTACCTGACTTCGCGCGAGCTTGCGCGCGATGTCGCCAGCCTGATCGGCGACGACGCCAACAACCGGCGCATCCCCGACCAGATCCTGGTTGGCAGCGCGGGGGAGAAGCTGGCCTTTCTTGCCGGCCTGTCGCTGGGCGGTTACCTGGAGCCGCGCACGAACGTGCTCTACGTGTACGATGGCACATCTGAGCGGCTGGGCTATGAGGCGGCCGAACTGTGCCGCAGCTTTGGCCTGCCGCTGGTGCGCCAGAGGCGGCTGGAGGTTCCGGGGCAGGCGGTGAGGCACGGTGTTGCGGTCTCCAACGAGTTGCAGGGAGTGATCCGCTGTGTAGAGAGTCACAAGAACGCGCCAAAGCCAGCCGATCAGGAGTACATGGTGTTTGTGGGCGATCGGGCCAGTGCGCCGATTGCCGCCAATCACCCCGCCTTCGCCGCCATACAGGCGATGCGCGAACGTGGTTATAGCTGGTGCAATCGGAGCGTGGCCGAGCGCATGGGCTGGCCGACCGATGTGCTCGCCTACAGCGTAACGGCAATCGAGGACGCCGGTCTGGTTGATCTGTACGACATCGAGGTGGAGCAGGCGCACGAGTACGTGGTCAACGGGATCATCTCCCACAACACGATCAACTTTCCCCACGACGCCACGCCCGAGCAGGTGCGTGAGGCGTATGAACTAGCCTACAGCCTGGGGTGCAAAGGCATCACCGTGTACCGCGACGGATCGCGAGCAAACCAGGTGCTCTCGACCGGCACCACCACCACCCCGGCTCAGCAACCTGCCGTTCCGGCGCAACCGCCCGCCGAAGCCTCTCCAGCGCCCGCGGCGCCACTGGTGCTGGAGCCGCGGAAAGTGCCCGCCGAGGGCCTGCCTAGCCACTCCTACCCGGTAGTGACGCCCCTGGGCAAGCTGCGGCTGTTCGTCACCGAACTTGACGGCCAGCCGTTCGAGGTCTTCGCAATCATCGGGCGCGCCGGGAGTGATGTGCTGGCCTTCACCGAGGCGATCGGGCGTCTGCTCTCGCTCTCACTCCGTTGCGGGGTGCCGGTGAAGCTGCTGGCCGAGCAACTACGCGGCATCGGCGGGGCGCGCTCGGCCGGCTTCGGCCCTGACCGGGTGCGCTCGGTGCCCGACGCTATCGGCAAAGTCTTGCAGGACCACTACGTGCACAATGAAGAGCCCCGCGGCCCCAAACCCCTCAAGCCAGGGGTAGGCGGCGTCAGAGAGGCGACCAATGGCCATTATGGACCAGAGGCTGCCTCATATACGGAGCCTGGCATGCACACTGAGGCGGTCGCTACCGGCGAGATCTGCCCCGACTGCCAGAACGCCACGCTATTCTACGAGGAAGGGTGCCGTAAATGTTATACGTGCGGGTATACCGAGTGTTGA